The Capsicum annuum cultivar UCD-10X-F1 unplaced genomic scaffold, UCD10Xv1.1 ctg19911, whole genome shotgun sequence DNA segment GATTTACCAATCAATACGAAAATATTCGGACTCTTCTCAATGGTTTAAAATGCCGCCATCTCGGCGAATTTCGTTGGTAcaaagacacctttcttagtcGCGTCATGGACTTACCCGAGAGTAAGTATGAACActggaaagctaaattcattgacgGTCTTCCCCCCTTATTTGCTGAACGTGTTCGTAAAActcttagaggatcttatggcgAGATCCCTTATTCTGAAAAGACTTATGGTCAACTAATTGTAGCTTGTACACAAGAAGGCTTAGCCCTCTGTAATGAGCTAAAATTAGCTAGACAAGTCAAGCTTGATAAGCTCAGAGAAAAATCTCAATTGGGCGACTTCTGTGAACAATTCGGCATGAAAAAACCCTTGGTTCAAAAATCCCGAAAATATTCAAAATCCAAACCTTACTATAAACCCAAACACTCTAGGCATCGGAGTAAGGAAGAGCGCGAAGCTCGAAAGTCCTTCCGAAAGTCTACTAGATTTGCTAAAAATCATTCGAAGCGTGATTTAGCAAAAATCAAATGCTATAAGTGTAATCAATATGGTCATATTGCTCCCAATTGCAAATTGCAAAAACTTAAAGTCATTAagactttctgaagaagttcatgaccaagtctataatttattat contains these protein-coding regions:
- the LOC124890551 gene encoding uncharacterized protein LOC124890551, which encodes MIVAGFTGQLRGWWDNFLDDTKREAIFNATNDQPGKDNLGRALPAGRSDVVYTLMLTIIEHFGRRFTNQYENIRTLLNGLKCRHLGEFRWYKDTFLSRVMDLPESKYEHWKAKFIDGLPPLFAERVRKTLRGSYGEIPYSEKTYGQLIVACTQEGLALCNELKLARQVKLDKLREKSQLGDFCEQFGMKKPLVQKSRKYSKSKPYYKPKHSRHRSKEEREARKSFRKSTRFAKNHSKRDLAKIKCYKCSEQNQDNRCDDCDNELCNCDEMMYKLQAQFEDLDLDIKTLTAENILELLKEVSDEKLREKILNLATQKTSAFSSTSRDNTFENQPMSYSLAEVNRRL